The following are encoded together in the Thermodesulfatator atlanticus DSM 21156 genome:
- the rpsS gene encoding 30S ribosomal protein S19 — MPRSRKKGPFVDEHLWKKVRKALETGDKKVIKTWSRRSVILPEFVGLTFAVHNGQKFIPVYVTESMVGHKLGEFAPTRTYRGHAADKGKVKGKKK, encoded by the coding sequence GCCGTTTGTAGATGAACATCTCTGGAAAAAGGTGCGCAAGGCCCTAGAAACTGGAGACAAAAAGGTCATTAAAACCTGGAGCCGACGCTCCGTGATTTTGCCCGAGTTTGTGGGGCTAACTTTTGCAGTGCATAACGGGCAAAAGTTTATACCGGTTTACGTTACAGAGAGCATGGTAGGGCATAAGCTTGGGGAGTTTGCCCCTACTAGGACTTATCGTGGCCATGCAGCAGATAAAGGCAAAGTAAAAGGTAAGAAGAAATAG